Sequence from the Ancalomicrobiaceae bacterium S20 genome:
CGGCCCAGTCGATGCCGTCGGAGCCGTCGGTGGCGCAATGGCCGGTCATCAGGATGACGGCCTGGTTGGTGTCGCGGGTGGTCGCCGGAATGCCCGCCGCCGCAAGCCCGCCGAGGCCGGCGGTGATGCCCGGCACGACCTTGAACGGCACATGCGCCGCGACGAGACCGAGCGCCTCCTCGCCGCCGCGACCGAACACGAACGGGTCGCCGCCCTTCAGCCTGAGCACGCGATGGCCGGCGCGGGCGAGCTCGATCAGCCGTTCGGTGATGTCGCGCTGCTTCGGGCTCGGCTTGCCGCCCCGCTTGCCCGCGAATTCGCGGATCGCCTCGGGCCGCGCGAGCGCCAGCACGTCGTCGGAGACGAGTGCGTCGTAAACGATGACATCAGCCGTCTGCAGCGCATGCACCGCAAGCAGCGTCAGCAGGCCCGGATCGCCCGGTCCGGCGCCGACGAGCCAGACCGTGCCGGGTTCGAAGGCGCCGAACCGGTCGGTGATGGCGTTCAATGCGACCACGTCGAAATCTCCTTCACGGCATCCGCCCCATCACGCCGGCTTTGCCGCGGGCCACGGATCGGATACTGACTTCTGCCATGACAGCCAATGGCCCGTCCCACTCCAACGAGACCGACGTATTGTCCCAGGCCGGCGCCACGCCCGCGCCGGATGGCGCGGCGCGGCTCGCAACGGACACCGGTTCCATCGATATGGGGACGCCGGCCGAGGAAATCCCGCCCGGACCGTTGCGTCGCGGCTGGACCACCGGCACCTGTGCGACCGGCGCGGCGCGCGCGGCCTATGAGGCGCTGGTCACCGGCCAGTTTCCCGATCCCGTGCCGGTCGCCCTGCCGGGCGGCGAGCGGCCGGCTTTTGCGCTCGCGACCCAAGAACTCGGCGAGGGTTTCGCGCGGGCGGGCATCGTCAAGGATGCCGGCGACGATCCGGATGTCACCCACGGCGCGCTGGTGCTGGCGACCGTGCGGCCGGGCGAGGCCGGTCGCGGCGTCGTGTTCCGCGCCGGGCCGGGCGTCGGCACGGTGACGCGGCCGGGGCTGCCGATCCCGCCGGGCGAGCCGGCGATCAATCCGGTGCCGCGCCGCATGATCGCCCAGGCGATCGCCGAGGTTGTCGCCGCCTTCGGCGCCAGCGGCGATGTCGAGGTCGAGATCTCGATCCCCGGTGGCGACAAGATCGCCGAGAAGACGCTCAACCCGCGCCTCGGCATCCTCGGCGGTCTGTCGGTGCTGGGGACGACCGGCATCGTCGTGCCCTATTCCTGCGCGGCCTGGATCCACTCGATCCATCGCGGCATCGACGTCGCACGCGCCATGGGGCTGGCCCACGTCGCCGGTTCGACCGGCTCGACCTCGGAGGCTGCGATCGCGGCCCGCCACGGGCTCGAGGAGGTGCAGCTCATCGACATGGGCGACTTTGCCGGCGGCATGCTCAAGTATCTGGCGCGGAACCCGGTCGCGAAGGTGTCGATCGCCGGCGGCTTCGCCAAGATGGTCAAGCTCGCGCAGGGCCTGCTCGACCTGCATTCCAAGCGCGGCGCGGTCGATCTCGATTTCCTGGCCGATGTGGTTGCGCGGGCCGGCGGCGATGCGGTGCTCGTCGCACGCACGAGAGCTGCGAACAGCGCGCTCGACGTCTTGGAAGTCACGCGCGCAGCCGGCATCGACGTCGGACAGCGCGTCGCCGAGGCCGCCTGGACGACCGCCGCGGCGGCGCTCAAGGGCGCCGATATCGCGCTCGAAGTCGCCGTGTTCGATCGCCAGGGCGGGCTCGTCGCGGCGACGCCGTTCCGGCCGGTCTGAAGACGGGAGGTCCGAAGGCTGAAGCTCGGGGCTCATGCCGCCGCGCCTCCGGCCGGCGGCTCGTCGGAGCCGGCGCGGCTGTCTCGGCCGCGGAACCGGCGCTGATAGCCGGCATCGTAGAGCGCGCTCTCGCGCGCCAGTTCGCCGCCGATCGCCGGGCCAACCAGGATCAGCGCGGTGCGCTCGATCGGGCTTTCGGCCACTTGCCTGGCGATCGAGCCGAGCGTGCCGGTGACGATGCGTTCGTCGGCCCAGGTCGCGCGATAGACGACCGCGGCCGGGCAGTCGGCGCCATAATGCGGCACCAGATCGGCGACGACCTTGTCGAGCACGTGGATCGACAGGTGGATCGCCAATGTCGCGCCGGTGGCGGCGAAGGCGGTCAGCGTTTCGCGCTCGGGCATGGCCGAGGCGCGGCCGGAGGTGCGGGTCAGCACGACCGACTGCGCCACCTCGGGCAAGGTCAGCTCGCGCCGCACGCGGCGGCGGCGGCGGCGAAGGACGGCACGCCGGGCGTGACGGTATAGGGAATGCCGTGCCGTTCGAGCCGGCGGATCTGCTCGCCCATGGCGCTCCAGACCGACAGGTCGCCCGAGTGCAGGCGCGCGACATCCTCGCCGGCGGCGTGCGCGCGCAGGAACTCGGCCTCGATCTCGTCGAGCGACAGCGGCGCGGTGTCGACGATCCGTGCGCCGGGCGGGCAATGCGCGAGCAGGTCGGGCGAGACGATCGACCCGGCATAGAGGCAGACCGGCGATGCGGCGATCAGGTCGCGGCCGCGCACGGTGATCAGGTCGGCGGCACCCGGTCCGG
This genomic interval carries:
- the cobA gene encoding uroporphyrinogen-III C-methyltransferase → MNAITDRFGAFEPGTVWLVGAGPGDPGLLTLLAVHALQTADVIVYDALVSDDVLALARPEAIREFAGKRGGKPSPKQRDITERLIELARAGHRVLRLKGGDPFVFGRGGEEALGLVAAHVPFKVVPGITAGLGGLAAAGIPATTRDTNQAVILMTGHCATDGSDGIDWAAYARTGAPLILYMAMSNLPKIAPALIAAGTAPDTPVAIVVRASTEAQRTLVTTLATAHDDAIAAGFEAPAIIAIGAIAGLKAALVGAGLDARALP
- a CDS encoding cobalt-precorrin-5B (C(1))-methyltransferase, which encodes MGTPAEEIPPGPLRRGWTTGTCATGAARAAYEALVTGQFPDPVPVALPGGERPAFALATQELGEGFARAGIVKDAGDDPDVTHGALVLATVRPGEAGRGVVFRAGPGVGTVTRPGLPIPPGEPAINPVPRRMIAQAIAEVVAAFGASGDVEVEISIPGGDKIAEKTLNPRLGILGGLSVLGTTGIVVPYSCAAWIHSIHRGIDVARAMGLAHVAGSTGSTSEAAIAARHGLEEVQLIDMGDFAGGMLKYLARNPVAKVSIAGGFAKMVKLAQGLLDLHSKRGAVDLDFLADVVARAGGDAVLVARTRAANSALDVLEVTRAAGIDVGQRVAEAAWTTAAAALKGADIALEVAVFDRQGGLVAATPFRPV